CAGCATGTTTGAGCTAATGCCCCGTACCAAGGCATCGATGTACAGCTGTCGGTCTTTGGCCAGGACGAGTCCAACAAATAGGCCGAGGATGACAAAGGGCCAAAAGGCCTCCGGAAGGGCCGAGCCGGTGAAACCGAGCCACAGAATGCCAGCGAACATGACGCCAAAGGATAACAACATGGCGGGCACTCCGCCATGAAATTCGAGCACCTTTTGTCCGGCGCTGCTCATGGGACGGCTTCCCCCTTTTGCAAAAGATGGATTAAACAATCAACCGCATTCCGTACGTCGGCGGCGGAATTATAAAAGTGCGGCGCAATTCGGACGACATCCTGGCGGGCCGAAACAATGAACCCCTCCTTTCGCATACGGTCTTCCATGACGTGGGCGTCAGGAACCACCACTGCCAGATTCGAACCCCTTGCCGTTGGATCCAAAGGCCCCCGAACCGTCAATCCATGCCGCCCCAGGTAATCGAGGCCGTCGCGAACCAGGGCGTGCAGGTAGGTATGGATACGCTCTACACCAACCCGCTGGATGATGGACAGGGCGGCCTTCGCGGCAAAGGCATTGATCATCGGTGCGGTTCCGTTATCAAATCGTCGTGCACCTGGCGCATAGTGGATCACTGCGGGGTTAAAGGCAAAGGGATTGGCCTGGCCAAACCAGCCGGTGACCCGAGGCTGGATTTGCTCGGCTAATTCTCGCCGCACGTAGAGAAAGGCGAGTCCTGGCGTACCAAGGAGATATTTCTGCAAACCGGTAATCAGAATATCAATGTCCATCTTCTTGACATCCAGGGGTATTTGCCCGGCCGATTGGTAGGCGTCTACTAGTACGTAGGCACCATGGTCGTGAGCGATGCGGGCAATGCGAGCCACGTCCTGCTTATAGCCGTTGTAATAGGCGACGTGAAAGGTGGAAACGAGGAGGGTCTGTTCGTCGATTGATTCCGCATATCGGTCGAGAGGAATCTCGCCGTTGTCAGGAGAAAGGAACGTCACCTGTAGGTCGGGTTGGGACAGCCATACATTGCCTACGCAGGGGAAGTCCAGAAGGGTCGTGACGATCTTGTGTCGTCCCCTTCGTGGTAAGCTCGTTGCGACAGCCGATAAGCCATGAGATACCGAGGATACCAGCGCAACCTCATCGGGCTCTGCTCCGATGAGGTTCGCAAAGGTCCGGCGTGCTTCCTCACAAGCTGCCATCCATGCGTCCCAGTCCATGCCCCGGATCGACCAGCTCTCGATGAATTCGTCGATGGCCGCCCGGACTTCCGTATGAAGGGCACTTTGGGAGCAGCTGGATAGCTGGGTGAGGTGATTGAGGATGGGGAAGTGGTGCCGTTCATACGGTCCGTCCATGGCATTACCCCCCTCCGCGCCACTGGGTGTCACGGTCTCACCTTGGCTCGATCATCTTCCCTTCGACTGGTCCGCCATCGCGACATCCCATCGCCAGGTGGCCAAAAAACGCGGTGAAACCGTCTTTCGGCAAGGTGAACCCGCCCAGCAAGTCTACATCGTTCAGACGGGGAGGGTCCGGTTGGCCATGGCCTCCACCGATGGCCGCGAAAAAACCCTGGCCATCATTGGCCGCAACGGCCTCATCGGGCAGGTGGCTGGGGCTTCCGCAGCCTTGTACCCGTATACGGCGGTTACCACCACGGCGGCCACCCTGTGGGCCTTTACCACGCAGGAATTTCACGATGCCATTGGGGCCTCTCCCATGTTGAGTCGTCAAGTCATTGAATTTCTCAACATGAAGGTTCACATGCTCGCGATCTATTCGCATTTGTTAGCCTATGGTACGCCGTTACAGCGAATGGGCTGTGCCTTGGTGAGCCTCGCTATGACCTATGGCCAATGGCTTTCTAACGAGTCCGTGCGGATCACCATCCCCTTCACCCAGCAGGAAATGGCCGACCTTGTCGGGCCGTGTCCCGGCAAGTGGTGGAAAAGCGGCTCCCCCTCGGGTTCCATGGGCTTACCTCGCTGCAACAGCCAAGGCGCTCACCGAGTCACTCCCCAACGCGTCACCGCCCTTGAGCTTCGCCATCGACGCCTGGCTAAAGTACCGCCGCTGCACCAGCCACTCGTCCTGCTGCTCCTCCAGCAGCGCACCCAGCAGGCGCAGCACCGCCGCCACGTTCGGGAAGATGCCCACCACGTCGCACCGCCGCGCCAGCTCGCGGTTCAGCCGCTCCAGGACGTTCGTCGAGTGGATCCCCCGCCAGTGCTCCGGCGGGAAGTCCATGTAGGCCAAAACCTCCTCCGCGGCCTCCCGCAGCAGGCTCGCCACCTGGGGGAACCGCCGCTCCAAGTTTGCCGCCACCTGCTCCAGCTGCTGCCGAGCCGAGGCACGGTCCGGCTGGGCGAAGATGGTCCGTACCAGCGCTGCCACCATGGACTGGGCGTGCTTGGGCACCCGCGCCAGCAGGTTCCGCATGAAGTGCACCCGGCACCGCTGCCACGTGGCGCCTGCCAGCACCTCACCGATGGCTCGCTTGAGGCCCTCGTGGGCGTCCGAGATCACCAGCCGCACGCCCTTCAGCCCCCGGGCCACCAGGCGACGTAGGAAGTCCAGCCAGAACTCGTACGTCTCGGCCGCGCCCACGTCGAACCCCAGGACCTCCCGTTCCCCTGTCTCCCGCACACCCACGGCGATCACGGCCGCCATGTTCACCACCCGTCCGTCTTGCCGCACCTTCACCGCCTTGGCGTCCAGCCACACGTAGGGGTACTCGCCTTCCAGCGGCCGGTTCCGAAAGCGCTCCATGTGCTCGTCCAGCTCGGCGCAGATGCGGGAGACCTCGCTCTTGCTCAAGCCCCCGACGCCCAGCGCCTGGACCAGCTCGTCCACCTTGCGCGTGCTCACCCCGTGCACGTAGGCCTCCTGCACCACGGCCAGCAAGGCCCGCTCCGCGCGCCGCCGCGGCTTCAAGAGGCTGGGGAAGTAGCTGCCGCGGCGTAACTTCGGGATCTGCAGCTCGATGGTGCCCACGCGCGTGTCCCAGCGCCGGGGGCGGTACCCGTTTCGGTAGGTAGTGCGCGACGGGGTGCGCTCGTAGCGCTGGGCGCCGATGAGTTCGCTGACCTCGACCTCCATCAGCTGCTGGGCGAGCCAGCGCAGGCCCTCCCGCAGGGCGTCGACCTCGGGCTCGCCCTGGTACTGGCGCAGCAGTTCGAGAAGTGCCATCCTGAAGTCAGCGGTCACCGGTGGTCCGACCTCCCTTCGTGCTCGGGTTCGTCCAACCCGAAGGGAAGCCGCCGGTGACCGCTGCTGTCAACGGCCACCAGCCACGCCTAAACCCTGGCCGGAAAGTCCACCACTACCCGGGACTTTAACCCTTGTCGGTACCAGTCGCGTCACGGTGGCCCTTGGACTAGGCCGCTTGGTGAAATCCGGACTGATCTCCCGCAACGGGCGGTATTACCACATCCACAACGTGTCGCGACTCCTTGGCGTGATGGAGGAGGCCGGCGGAGAGTCTGCTTAAGTCCAAGTCTAAACGGTGAGGAAGGTGCAAATCTGTTAACCCATTTACAGTAGGATCACGGCCGGAAGCATCTTGGCGAAGGTCCGAAACACTAGGCCGCCAGAAGCCGTCGCCGGAAGTCCATTGAAAAGTCAAAGGTCACCGGGGGACGGTCCCCAGGGCCACGGGACCTGCAACCCAAAGGGGAGCCGCCGGTGACCTTCGCGATTCGCTTGAACCGCCGGTGGTTGGGTGTTTGATCAGTGACCAAAGGCCCCTTCAAGCCACTCGGCCACCACGGTCGGCGTGACCTTGGCGTCGACCAGCATCGCTCCTTGGGCCCCTGCCGCGACCCACTCTCGAACGGCGTCAAGATCCTCCACCCGACGCACGGTGACGGCACGCATGCCTACTGCCCGCGCCAGCGGCGCAAAATCCACGTCAGGAAAGCGCACGAGGTCAAGGCCAACACCCGTTGGCTTGAAGTGGTGAACCTCCGCGCCGTACGCCGCGTCGTTATAAACCACGATAAGCATCCGGAGTTGAAGGCGAGTCACCGTTTCCAGTTCGGAAAGCCCCATCAGGGCGCCCCCGTCACCCAAGGCAGCCACGGTGAGGCGATCCGGCATTGCCACCGCGGCACCGATGGCCGTCGCCAATCCCAGCCCTACCGATTGAAAGGCCTGGGTGAACACGAACCCCCTCGCATCAGGAACCCGTAGGTACATGGCCGGGAACCCCATGAAATGCCCTGAGTCGGTCACCACCACCCGCTCTTCGGGTAAGATCGCGTCCAAGGTGATGGAAAGGGTGCGCGGATCAATGGTGGTTCCATCGCTGGCATCCTCGTAAGGAACGCCGTGCCAGCTGCCCGCCCGAATGGCCTCCTGGATGCCGGGCTCTCTCCAGGACGAAACCGGCACCGCCGACCGCTCGAGCTTATCTAACAAGGCGACCGCGACCTCTCGGGCGTCCCCCAACAGGGCCAGGTCGACCCGATGGTGGAGTCCGATGGCCTCCGCTTCCTCGTCCACCTGCACAATGGTGGCTTCGGGATTGAACAGCTTCCCGTGCCGTGTAGTCCACATGTTTAGCGACGCGCCAAAAGCCAGAACCAGGTCGGCCTCGTGGATCAGTTCAGCGGCCACCGGGGAGGCAAACCCTCCGGAAATACCCAGACACCAGGGGTTGCCCGCAAACAGGCCATTGGCCACGGCCGTCGTCGCCAGGAGGGCGCCGATCCGATCCGCCAAGCGCTGAAGAACGTCGCCCGCACCGGCCCGGACGGCACCCCGTCCTGCAAGGATGAGGGGACGACTTGCCCCCCGTAGTAAGTCAACCACCCGGGCCACATCATCGGCGTGGGGACGAACGGGGCTGAGTTTCGGTAGGGATGGCAGGACCGTTTCCTGTTCCACCGCCGATGCCTGAACGTCTAGGGGCATGCTCAAGACGACCGGGCGCCGTTCCGTCTGAGCCCGCCACCAGGCCCGAACCGTATCCGTGATGGCAGACTGGGGGGGTATGGAGGCGCTCGAAAATCGCGCCCACACCGGAAGCCAGCTGGGCCTGGTCGATGCGAAAGTTGGAGGTCACCGCCGCCCTGGGCGTGTCCGCCGCGAGGATGAGAAGGGGCGTCCGGCTCTTGGCCGCTTCCGCCAAGCCGGTCATGATATTCGTCACCCCTGGCCCTTGGTGCACCGTGCAGACGCCCACCTGGCCGGTGACCCGAGCGAAAGCGTCCGCCATGGTGATGGCACCCGCTTCGTGGCGGGCTGCGACAAACCGGGCCCCTTCCGCACATAAGGCGGCGCTGACATGGAAGTTGCCACTGCCAATAAGGCCAAAGAAACAGCGGACCCCCAGTTGTGCCAGGACACGGGCCACCGCGTCGCTAACCCGCTTCATGGACGGGCCTCCTCGCCACGAGGAACCAAGGCCAGCACCCGGGCGGGACTGCCGGTGCCTCCGACGATGGGCAGCGGCGCCACCACCAGGATGCTACCGGTTGGAGGAAGTTGATCGAGGTTGCGGAGCTGCGTAATGCCGTACTTTCCGGCCCCCAGCAAGTAATGATGGACGGGGAAGGGGGGATCGAACCGGGCGGCCAGACCCGCATCGGTACCCACGGTCTCCACACCGATGCCTACAATTGGTGCTTCTTCTGCCAGCCACCGGGCACATTCCACCGAGACACCGGGGGTATGGGGTCCCTGGGCGTCGGCGTTAAAAAACGCCTGCTCGTCGTCACCCCGAGCGCTCCAACCCGTACGGAACAAAAGCCACGATCCCTCGGGCAAACGGCCGTGGCGTTGCTCCCACTCCTCAATATGGGCAATCTCAAGGAGAAAGTCCGGGTTTTCCGCACACTCGGCGCTCTTATCAATCACCACAGCGGGTGCAATCAGGCTGCGCAAGGGAACTTGGGATACGTCAAGGCCTTCCCGCCCGCTGATCCAGTGGATGGGGGCGTCAAAATGGGTGCCCACATGCTCACCCAACTCAAGGTCGTACCACGCCCAGGCTGGCCCTCGATCGTCATAGTGGCTGACAACCGTCCGGGAAAAGCGCTTGGTGTTTGCAAAGGGAGGAGGCAGCTGGATGACAGGCGTGCGTTCCGACAATGGCGCGGATAGATCCACAATGTCCACGGCCCCGGACGTCATCGCCGCAAGGAGTTGCGCAAGAACCGTCATGGTGCCACCCCCAGTGAAAATGGAACACCTGTGAAAATGGAACAATCGTGGTACCCACGGCCTCGCTGCGTCACGGCAGGGATCGTTCCGCTGGATCCGGAACGACGGCCGTTGCCTCAATTTCGACCTTTGCCTCCGGTTCCACCAGCGCTTGGACTTGGACAACGGACATGGCGGGGTAATGGGGGCCGATCACCTCGCGATAGACCACACCCAGCTGGGGAAGGGCCGCCAGGTACTCCTCGCGATCCGTGATGAACCAGGTCAATCGTACCAGGTGCTCCGGAAGGCCGCCCGCTTCGGCGAGGACTTCCACAATATTTTTCAGGGCTTGGCGAACTTGACCGACGAAGTCGTGGGTTTCGAAACGGCCCTCGGGATTCCAGCCCACCATCCCTGAGAGGAAGACCAGCGTACCCCGAGCGGCAATCCCGTTGGCGTAACCCTTTGGCTTGGCCCAGTGTGGTGGTTGAAGCACTTTCATTTTCATTTCGAGTCCCTCGCTACCGAGAACCTGGCGTGGTGTTCTTCCTAAAGGGTGCCCGACCTCTGCCGCAGCACAAAGCGTTGGAGTTTACCGGTGGCGGTGCGAGGCAGCGCATCGCAAAATTCGATGGCGCGAGGATATTTGTAGGGAGCGATCGTCTGCTTGACAAAGTCTTGAAGCTGTCGAGCCAATTCGTCCGTCGCCGTGACCCCTTCCGCCAGCACGATGAACGCCTTGACCACCTGACCACGGTCCGGATCCGGAACCCCAACGACGGCGCATTCGCGAACGGCCGGATGGAGCAGCAATGCCTCCTCGACTTCCGCCGGCGAAATATTGTAACCGGACGAAATGATTAAGTCGTCGGTACGTGCCTGGTAGACGAAGTAGCCTTCCTCATCCAGCAGGTAGGCATCGCCGGTCACATTCCACCCCCGCTGCACGTAATCCTTTTGGCGCTCATCGGCCAAATAGCGACAACCGGTGGGTCCTTTGACCGCAAGGCGACCCACTTGACCCGGGGGCAGGGGGTTGCCGTCCGGGTCGAGCACGCAGGCCCGATAGCCTGGTACCGGCTTGCCGGTGGCCCCCGGCTTCGCCTCTTCCTCGGTGTGGGAAATAAAGATGTGGAGCATCTCGGTGGAGCCGATGCCGTCGATGATCTCTATGCCAGTGGCCTGTCGCCAAAGCAGGCGGGTGGAGGCGGGCAAGGCCTCACCGGCTGAGACGCACTTGCGCAAAGCCTTGAGGTCGAAGTCGCCTGCCTTGGCGGCCATGGCCCGGTAGGCCGTGGGCGACGTGAAACACACGGTGGCCGCAAATTTGGCGATGCCCTCAAGCAAGAGGTCGGGGGTCGCCCGCTCCAGAAGCACACTGGAAGCACCGATGCGCATGGGGAAGAGCACCAAACCACCCAGGCCGAAGGTGAAGGCCAGTGGCGGACTGCCAATAAAGACGTCGTTGGGCGTTGCACGGAGGACGTATTTGCCAAAGGTATCGCAAACCGCCAACACATCGCGGTGGAAGTGGACGCAGCCCTTGGGCCGTCCGGTGGTGCCCGAAGTAAAGGCGATGAGGACCGGATCGTCACTGGCCGTATCCACGTTTACGAAACCCTTGGGCTTGGTCGACATCAGGGCTTCGAGCCCGTCGGGGCCCTCGCAACCGAAGTAGCGGACTTCCCGCAGCGTCGGGCAGTGTTGGCTCGCTTCCTCCAGATCCTCCCGGAATCTCCAATCGCACAGCGCGTGGGTAATCTCGGCCTTGGATAGAATGTCGATGAGCTCTTTGGTACGCAACAGCGGCATGGTGGTGACGACCACACCACCGGCTTTGATCACCCCAAACCAACAAGCTACCAACATGGGGTTGTTGGGCGCCCGGAGCAGCACCCGATTGCCGGGTTCGAGCCCCATGTCTTCCACCAGCACATGGGCGATCTGATTGGCTTTGGCTTGCAGCTCGCCGTAGGTCCAGCGCACACCAGGCGCCACCAGGGCCACACGCTCCCCCTGCCCTTGCTCGACCCAGTGATCAAGAAGTGGGCGAGCACAGTTCAGCCGCTTCGAGTATTGGAGTTCAGGCAGTTCAAAAATGAACTCAGGCTGCATGTCGGGTGGCGGCAACCGATCGCGGACGAAGGTATCCTTATGAGCGGTTTGGCTCATGGCAATCCCCCTCTGCGAGCCGTTCGCGATACTCCCGTAGCAGTTCCCGGGCAATGATGAGTTGCTGGATCTCCGTCGCCCCCTCATAAATGCGGAGGGGCCGGATCTCCCGGTAGAGCGCCTCGACCCGCTGACCCCGTGTGACCCCCAGACCGCCCCACATTTGGATGGCGGCATCAATGACCTGCTGAGCGCTCTCGGTGGCGACCATCTTGGCCATGGCCGCCTCTTTGGTGACCCGTCGACCTTGGTCTTTGAGCCACGCGGCTCGATACGTCAACAGGGCGGCTCCCTCGACCTGGGTGGCCATGTTGGCCAATTTGGCCTGGGTAAGCTGAAAATCGGCCAGGACAGCGCCGAACATCCGCCGGTTCACGGCTCGGTGCAGCGCTTCGTCCAGCGCCCGCCGGGCAAAGCCGAGGGCGGCCGCCGCGACCGACGTACGAAAAACGTCTAGGGTCTGCATGGCGATTTTGAACCCCTGCCCAGGCGCACCCAGCCGTTGGCCTTGGGGAAGGCGGCAGTCGCGGAAGCGCAGGGTGGCGAGGGGATGGGGAGCCATCACCTCAAGGCGTTCGGCGATCTCGAAGCCGGGTGTCCCGGCGTCCACGATAAAGGCGGTAATGCCCCTCGCTCCTTCACCCTCCCCCGTGCGTGCGAAGACCACGTAGAAATCAGCGATTCCACCGTTGGAGATCCAAGTCTTGACGCCATTGAGGACGTACTCGTCACCTTCCAGACGACCCTCACAGCGTAGGGCAGCCGCATCGGACCCGGCATCAGGTTCGGAAAGGGCAAAGGCAGCAATGGCTTCGCCGGTCGCAACCCGCGGCAAGTACCGCTGGCGTTGCTCCGGCGTACCGAAGAGGCTAATGGCCCCAGAGCCCAAGCCTTGCAGCGCAAAGCTAAAGTCGGCTAACCCGCTGTAATAGGCCAGCGTCTCACGGATCAAACAGACC
The sequence above is drawn from the Thermaerobacter sp. FW80 genome and encodes:
- a CDS encoding aminotransferase class V-fold PLP-dependent enzyme, which encodes MDGPYERHHFPILNHLTQLSSCSQSALHTEVRAAIDEFIESWSIRGMDWDAWMAACEEARRTFANLIGAEPDEVALVSSVSHGLSAVATSLPRRGRHKIVTTLLDFPCVGNVWLSQPDLQVTFLSPDNGEIPLDRYAESIDEQTLLVSTFHVAYYNGYKQDVARIARIAHDHGAYVLVDAYQSAGQIPLDVKKMDIDILITGLQKYLLGTPGLAFLYVRRELAEQIQPRVTGWFGQANPFAFNPAVIHYAPGARRFDNGTAPMINAFAAKAALSIIQRVGVERIHTYLHALVRDGLDYLGRHGLTVRGPLDPTARGSNLAVVVPDAHVMEDRMRKEGFIVSARQDVVRIAPHFYNSAADVRNAVDCLIHLLQKGEAVP
- a CDS encoding IS256 family transposase, which codes for MTADFRMALLELLRQYQGEPEVDALREGLRWLAQQLMEVEVSELIGAQRYERTPSRTTYRNGYRPRRWDTRVGTIELQIPKLRRGSYFPSLLKPRRRAERALLAVVQEAYVHGVSTRKVDELVQALGVGGLSKSEVSRICAELDEHMERFRNRPLEGEYPYVWLDAKAVKVRQDGRVVNMAAVIAVGVRETGEREVLGFDVGAAETYEFWLDFLRRLVARGLKGVRLVISDAHEGLKRAIGEVLAGATWQRCRVHFMRNLLARVPKHAQSMVAALVRTIFAQPDRASARQQLEQVAANLERRFPQVASLLREAAEEVLAYMDFPPEHWRGIHSTNVLERLNRELARRCDVVGIFPNVAAVLRLLGALLEEQQDEWLVQRRYFSQASMAKLKGGDALGSDSVSALAVAAR
- a CDS encoding thiamine pyrophosphate-binding protein; this translates as MPLDVQASAVEQETVLPSLPKLSPVRPHADDVARVVDLLRGASRPLILAGRGAVRAGAGDVLQRLADRIGALLATTAVANGLFAGNPWCLGISGGFASPVAAELIHEADLVLAFGASLNMWTTRHGKLFNPEATIVQVDEEAEAIGLHHRVDLALLGDAREVAVALLDKLERSAVPVSSWREPGIQEAIRAGSWHGVPYEDASDGTTIDPRTLSITLDAILPEERVVVTDSGHFMGFPAMYLRVPDARGFVFTQAFQSVGLGLATAIGAAVAMPDRLTVAALGDGGALMGLSELETVTRLQLRMLIVVYNDAAYGAEVHHFKPTGVGLDLVRFPDVDFAPLARAVGMRAVTVRRVEDLDAVREWVAAGAQGAMLVDAKVTPTVVAEWLEGAFGH
- a CDS encoding thiamine pyrophosphate-binding protein: MKRVSDAVARVLAQLGVRCFFGLIGSGNFHVSAALCAEGARFVAARHEAGAITMADAFARVTGQVGVCTVHQGPGVTNIMTGLAEAAKSRTPLLILAADTPRAAVTSNFRIDQAQLASGVGAIFERLHTPPVCHHGYGSGLVAGSDGTAPGRLEHAPRRSGIGGGTGNGPAIPTETQPRSSPRR
- a CDS encoding cyclase family protein; amino-acid sequence: MTVLAQLLAAMTSGAVDIVDLSAPLSERTPVIQLPPPFANTKRFSRTVVSHYDDRGPAWAWYDLELGEHVGTHFDAPIHWISGREGLDVSQVPLRSLIAPAVVIDKSAECAENPDFLLEIAHIEEWEQRHGRLPEGSWLLFRTGWSARGDDEQAFFNADAQGPHTPGVSVECARWLAEEAPIVGIGVETVGTDAGLAARFDPPFPVHHYLLGAGKYGITQLRNLDQLPPTGSILVVAPLPIVGGTGSPARVLALVPRGEEARP
- a CDS encoding RidA family protein, which codes for MKMKVLQPPHWAKPKGYANGIAARGTLVFLSGMVGWNPEGRFETHDFVGQVRQALKNIVEVLAEAGGLPEHLVRLTWFITDREEYLAALPQLGVVYREVIGPHYPAMSVVQVQALVEPEAKVEIEATAVVPDPAERSLP
- a CDS encoding benzoate-CoA ligase family protein, which encodes MSQTAHKDTFVRDRLPPPDMQPEFIFELPELQYSKRLNCARPLLDHWVEQGQGERVALVAPGVRWTYGELQAKANQIAHVLVEDMGLEPGNRVLLRAPNNPMLVACWFGVIKAGGVVVTTMPLLRTKELIDILSKAEITHALCDWRFREDLEEASQHCPTLREVRYFGCEGPDGLEALMSTKPKGFVNVDTASDDPVLIAFTSGTTGRPKGCVHFHRDVLAVCDTFGKYVLRATPNDVFIGSPPLAFTFGLGGLVLFPMRIGASSVLLERATPDLLLEGIAKFAATVCFTSPTAYRAMAAKAGDFDLKALRKCVSAGEALPASTRLLWRQATGIEIIDGIGSTEMLHIFISHTEEEAKPGATGKPVPGYRACVLDPDGNPLPPGQVGRLAVKGPTGCRYLADERQKDYVQRGWNVTGDAYLLDEEGYFVYQARTDDLIISSGYNISPAEVEEALLLHPAVRECAVVGVPDPDRGQVVKAFIVLAEGVTATDELARQLQDFVKQTIAPYKYPRAIEFCDALPRTATGKLQRFVLRQRSGTL
- a CDS encoding acyl-CoA dehydrogenase family protein; this encodes MGEAAHLDWPFFEPHHRDLKQRLEGWARNHLATHPLDPVDVDSACRQLVRLLGKAGWLRYAVGGREEGGGSSSIDTRAVCLIRETLAYYSGLADFSFALQGLGSGAISLFGTPEQRQRYLPRVATGEAIAAFALSEPDAGSDAAALRCEGRLEGDEYVLNGVKTWISNGGIADFYVVFARTGEGEGARGITAFIVDAGTPGFEIAERLEVMAPHPLATLRFRDCRLPQGQRLGAPGQGFKIAMQTLDVFRTSVAAAALGFARRALDEALHRAVNRRMFGAVLADFQLTQAKLANMATQVEGAALLTYRAAWLKDQGRRVTKEAAMAKMVATESAQQVIDAAIQMWGGLGVTRGQRVEALYREIRPLRIYEGATEIQQLIIARELLREYRERLAEGDCHEPNRS